The proteins below come from a single Agrococcus beijingensis genomic window:
- a CDS encoding endonuclease domain-containing protein — MPAAAPLPESLADGPFSIAAARSAGVPASRLRRADLVRPWIGVRSTVAPHDLPSHAAAFAQRMRTGHVFAGVTAARLWGMPVASLWKPEEPLVVGVPAGTPRTRVTGVRTREFDPRRLGPTELDGLPILAPAATVMSLARDTEHRDLVALVDALVTPSRWYPDLRLPKRAYADIAALAAFARRCRGLHGAAAFSAAVDDARAGADSPQETRTRLVIVAAGLPEPVLQHPIRADGRRIAVVDLAYPHWRIAIEYEGEGHLKDPAQWAKDIRRYERLEALGWIVIRVTKSDLTGDAAALTQRVRAAVARRSTAD, encoded by the coding sequence ATGCCCGCTGCCGCACCGCTGCCCGAGTCACTCGCCGACGGCCCGTTCTCCATCGCCGCAGCGAGGTCGGCAGGGGTGCCGGCGTCGCGCCTGCGCAGGGCCGACCTCGTGCGGCCCTGGATCGGCGTGCGCAGCACCGTCGCACCCCACGACCTGCCGTCGCACGCCGCTGCCTTCGCCCAGCGCATGCGCACCGGCCACGTCTTCGCGGGCGTGACCGCGGCCCGGCTGTGGGGGATGCCGGTCGCATCCCTGTGGAAGCCCGAGGAGCCCTTGGTCGTCGGCGTGCCCGCGGGGACGCCGCGCACCCGCGTGACCGGCGTGCGCACCCGCGAGTTCGATCCGCGGCGGCTCGGACCGACCGAGCTCGACGGCCTGCCGATCCTCGCGCCCGCTGCGACCGTCATGAGCCTCGCCCGCGACACCGAGCACCGCGATCTGGTCGCGCTCGTCGACGCGCTCGTGACGCCATCGCGGTGGTACCCCGACCTGCGGCTGCCGAAGCGCGCCTACGCCGACATCGCGGCGCTGGCGGCCTTCGCCCGGCGGTGCCGAGGGCTGCACGGCGCAGCCGCGTTCAGCGCAGCGGTCGACGACGCCCGGGCGGGCGCCGACTCTCCGCAGGAGACGCGCACCAGGCTGGTCATCGTGGCTGCCGGGCTGCCGGAGCCGGTGCTGCAGCACCCGATCCGGGCCGATGGCCGTCGGATCGCCGTCGTCGATCTCGCCTACCCGCACTGGCGCATCGCCATCGAGTACGAGGGCGAAGGCCACCTGAAGGATCCCGCGCAATGGGCGAAGGACATCCGCCGCTACGAGCGGCTCGAAGCCCTCGGCTGGATCGTGATCCGCGTCACCAAGTCGGATCTGACCGGCGACGCGGCCGCCCTGACCCAGCGCGTGCGCGCCGCCGTCGCTCGCCGCAGCACCGCCGACTGA
- a CDS encoding DUF1206 domain-containing protein, with amino-acid sequence MHASEAVDAAGRAKSKAQDVAARAERHPAMRWVTGAGQVANGVVHIIIGAIALGVAFGAGGSADQSGAMQALKETPVGGFALWFVAIALLALALLAFVTAIAASRRDWKDALKEAGRGIAYAAIGATALVAATGGSTDGESQTETFSSQLMSNPFGTVLVGLIGVGIVGVGIYFVMKGVKRKFREDVAPPARWKRAVDGLGTAGYVAKGVAIVVVGALFVVAAIQHDPEEAGGFDGALQSLTTVPGGVIALIAIALGLMLYGVYCFARGIWTR; translated from the coding sequence ATGCATGCCTCTGAAGCAGTGGATGCCGCCGGTCGCGCGAAGTCGAAGGCGCAGGACGTCGCGGCGAGAGCCGAGCGGCACCCCGCCATGCGCTGGGTGACCGGGGCGGGGCAGGTCGCCAACGGCGTCGTGCACATCATCATCGGCGCGATCGCGCTGGGCGTGGCATTCGGCGCCGGCGGATCGGCCGACCAGTCGGGCGCGATGCAGGCGCTCAAGGAGACGCCGGTGGGCGGCTTCGCGCTCTGGTTCGTCGCGATCGCGCTGCTGGCGCTCGCGCTGCTCGCCTTCGTCACCGCGATCGCGGCGTCGCGCCGCGACTGGAAGGACGCGCTGAAGGAGGCGGGTCGCGGCATCGCCTACGCGGCCATCGGGGCGACCGCGCTCGTCGCGGCGACCGGCGGCAGCACCGACGGCGAGTCGCAGACCGAGACGTTCTCGAGCCAGCTGATGTCGAACCCGTTCGGCACCGTGCTCGTCGGCCTGATCGGTGTGGGCATCGTGGGCGTCGGCATCTACTTCGTGATGAAGGGCGTCAAGCGCAAGTTCCGCGAGGACGTCGCCCCGCCCGCACGCTGGAAGCGCGCCGTCGACGGCCTCGGCACCGCCGGCTACGTCGCCAAGGGCGTCGCGATCGTCGTCGTCGGCGCGCTGTTCGTCGTCGCCGCGATCCAGCACGACCCCGAGGAGGCCGGCGGGTTCGACGGCGCGCTGCAGTCGCTCACGACCGTGCCGGGCGGCGTGATCGCGCTGATCGCGATCGCCCTCGGCCTGATGCTCTACGGCGTCTACTGCTTCGCGCGCGGCATCTGGACCCGCTGA
- a CDS encoding MFS transporter: protein MSVPQEPVEASVTAPGKASRDELVQPAQVGVEPVTRRELGRRARAWAMWDWGSASFNAVVTTFIFSTYLASGLFVDPAIVDAAGEGGSPELTRALADNASVVAWAVAIAGILVALIAPIVGQRSDGGGRRKLWVTVNTGVTIVAMVGMFFVAPVPGYLWLGAMLLAIGNLFFEFAGVNYNAMLHQVSTKESLGRTSGFGWGMGYVGGIVLLALLLVLFIFPIVDGGAAGNGILNVPSGRDGGGLDVRFAVLASAAWFLVFALPLMLRVPELPPTGAVPKRVGIIESYRILFRTIGRIGRRAPKTLLFLIASAVFRDGLSGVFTFGAIIAAQVFDFTSTEVILFAIAANVTAGIGTFVGGWADDRFGPKIVIIVSLIALSISGSAVLFIEPKSLFWVFGLALATFVGPVQSASRSFMARITPEGREGEMFGLYATTGRSVSFLTATLFALFVSISGETRFGILAIVVVLIAGLLLVLPVSPKPTRIDDTD from the coding sequence ATGAGCGTCCCTCAGGAGCCCGTGGAGGCATCCGTCACCGCCCCCGGCAAGGCATCGCGCGACGAGCTCGTGCAGCCCGCGCAGGTGGGCGTCGAGCCCGTCACCCGCCGCGAGCTCGGGCGCCGTGCGCGCGCGTGGGCGATGTGGGACTGGGGCTCCGCGTCGTTCAACGCGGTCGTCACCACCTTCATCTTCAGCACCTACCTGGCGTCGGGCCTCTTCGTCGACCCGGCCATCGTCGACGCGGCCGGCGAGGGCGGCTCGCCGGAGCTCACGCGCGCGCTCGCCGACAACGCCTCAGTGGTCGCCTGGGCGGTCGCGATCGCCGGCATCCTGGTGGCGCTGATCGCCCCGATCGTGGGCCAGAGGTCGGATGGCGGCGGTCGCCGCAAGCTGTGGGTCACGGTCAACACCGGGGTGACGATCGTCGCCATGGTCGGCATGTTCTTCGTCGCGCCCGTGCCCGGCTACCTCTGGCTCGGTGCGATGCTGCTGGCCATCGGCAACCTCTTCTTCGAGTTCGCCGGCGTCAACTACAACGCGATGCTGCACCAGGTCTCGACGAAGGAGTCGCTCGGCCGCACCTCGGGCTTCGGCTGGGGCATGGGCTACGTCGGCGGCATCGTGCTGCTGGCGCTGCTGCTCGTGCTGTTCATCTTCCCGATCGTCGACGGCGGGGCCGCGGGCAACGGCATCCTGAACGTGCCGAGCGGCCGCGACGGGGGCGGGCTCGACGTGCGCTTCGCGGTGCTCGCGAGCGCCGCCTGGTTCCTGGTGTTCGCGCTGCCGCTCATGCTGCGCGTGCCCGAGCTGCCGCCGACGGGCGCCGTGCCGAAGCGCGTCGGCATCATCGAGTCGTACCGCATCCTGTTCCGCACCATCGGCCGCATCGGCCGCCGCGCGCCGAAGACGCTGCTGTTCCTCATCGCCTCGGCGGTGTTCCGCGACGGGCTCTCGGGCGTCTTCACCTTTGGCGCCATCATCGCGGCGCAGGTGTTCGACTTCACCTCCACCGAGGTCATCCTCTTCGCCATCGCCGCCAACGTCACCGCCGGCATCGGCACCTTCGTGGGCGGCTGGGCCGACGACCGCTTCGGGCCGAAGATCGTGATCATCGTCTCGCTCATCGCGCTGTCGATCTCGGGCTCCGCGGTGCTGTTCATCGAGCCCAAGAGCCTGTTCTGGGTGTTCGGCCTGGCGCTCGCCACCTTCGTCGGCCCGGTGCAGTCGGCGTCGCGCTCCTTCATGGCGCGCATCACGCCCGAGGGCCGCGAGGGCGAGATGTTCGGCCTCTACGCCACCACCGGCCGCTCGGTGTCGTTCCTCACGGCGACGCTGTTCGCGCTGTTCGTCTCGATCTCGGGCGAGACGCGCTTCGGCATCCTCGCGATCGTCGTCGTGCTGATCGCCGGCCTGCTGCTCGTGCTCCCGGTCTCGCCGAAGCCCACGCGCATCGACGACACCGACTGA
- the dcd gene encoding dCTP deaminase — protein MLLSDRDIRARLDSGSLGLDPLDLAMLQPSSVDVRLDRGFRLFDNHKYPFIDPAEDQPELTRLVEVGADEAFILHPGEFVLGATYERITLPDDVAARLEGKSSLGRLGLLTHSTAGFIDPGFSGHVTLELSNVSTLPIKLWPGMKIGQVCYFQLSSPSEHPYGQGPNLNRYQGQRGPTASRSFQSFHRTRIDAAPSDGVPAVPAEVEQAEP, from the coding sequence GTGCTGCTCAGCGATCGCGACATCCGTGCCCGGCTCGACTCGGGCTCCCTCGGCCTCGACCCGCTCGACCTGGCGATGCTGCAGCCGTCGAGCGTCGACGTGCGGCTCGACCGCGGCTTCCGGCTCTTCGACAACCACAAGTACCCGTTCATCGACCCCGCAGAGGATCAGCCCGAACTCACCCGGCTGGTCGAGGTGGGCGCCGACGAGGCGTTCATCCTGCACCCGGGCGAGTTCGTGCTCGGCGCCACCTACGAGCGCATCACGCTGCCCGACGACGTCGCCGCGCGGCTCGAGGGCAAGTCGTCGCTCGGGCGCCTGGGGCTGCTGACGCACTCGACCGCGGGCTTCATCGACCCGGGCTTCTCGGGCCACGTGACGCTCGAGCTGTCGAACGTGTCGACGCTGCCGATCAAGCTGTGGCCGGGCATGAAGATCGGGCAGGTCTGCTACTTCCAGCTCTCGTCGCCCTCGGAGCACCCCTACGGCCAGGGTCCCAACCTCAACCGCTACCAGGGGCAGCGCGGGCCGACGGCGTCGCGCTCGTTCCAGTCGTTCCACCGCACGCGCATCGATGCGGCGCCGAGCGACGGCGTGCCGGCGGTGCCCGCCGAGGTGGAGCAGGCCGAGCCCTGA
- a CDS encoding cation:proton antiporter: MHDVAALLLELGAVVLGVSLLGLLAHRIGISPVPFMLLAGLALGSGGVVDITHALPFIGPAAEIGVLLLLLMLGLEFTAEELGQSLARHGRSGLVDFGLNAGAGFLIGLALGMPLPACLALAGITWVSSSGIVARLLDDLGRLGNRETPAVLSLLVIEDIAMALFLPVLIAVLTGAEWWQALGAVALAMGAVASILIASRRASAPLGRLLSHPSDEQVLLRLLGITLIVAGLTQLLGASAAVGAFLVGIAVPPSIARRARSILSPLRDLFAAIFFFSFGLPIVPAELLPVLPAALLLAVVTTATKLGTGWIAAARDGVQRRGRLRAGAALVPRGEFSIVIAALAVGAGYPEVGAVAACYVLLTAIGGPVLARWIVPSSRGVLT; encoded by the coding sequence ATGCACGACGTCGCAGCCCTCCTGCTCGAGCTGGGCGCGGTCGTGCTCGGGGTGTCGCTGCTGGGGCTGCTGGCGCACCGCATCGGCATCTCGCCGGTGCCGTTCATGCTGCTCGCGGGCCTCGCGCTCGGCAGCGGCGGCGTCGTCGACATCACGCACGCGCTGCCCTTCATCGGCCCGGCCGCCGAGATCGGCGTGCTGCTGCTGCTGCTCATGCTGGGGCTGGAGTTCACCGCCGAGGAGCTCGGCCAGTCGCTCGCCCGGCACGGGCGATCGGGGCTCGTCGACTTCGGGCTCAACGCGGGGGCGGGCTTCCTGATCGGGCTCGCGCTCGGGATGCCGCTGCCGGCGTGCCTCGCGCTGGCCGGCATCACCTGGGTCTCGTCGTCGGGCATCGTGGCGCGCCTGCTCGACGACCTCGGGCGGCTCGGCAACCGCGAGACGCCGGCGGTGCTGTCGCTGCTCGTGATCGAGGACATCGCCATGGCGCTCTTCCTGCCGGTGCTCATCGCGGTGCTGACGGGGGCCGAGTGGTGGCAGGCGCTCGGCGCCGTGGCGCTCGCGATGGGCGCGGTGGCCTCGATCCTCATCGCCTCGCGGCGCGCGTCGGCGCCGCTCGGCCGGCTGCTCAGCCACCCGAGCGACGAGCAGGTGCTGCTGCGGCTGCTGGGCATCACGCTGATCGTCGCGGGCCTGACCCAGCTGCTGGGCGCCTCGGCGGCGGTCGGCGCGTTCCTCGTCGGGATCGCGGTGCCGCCGTCGATCGCCCGGCGGGCCCGCAGCATCCTGAGCCCGCTGCGCGACCTGTTCGCCGCGATCTTCTTCTTCTCCTTCGGCCTGCCGATCGTGCCGGCCGAGCTGCTGCCCGTGCTGCCGGCCGCGCTGCTGCTGGCGGTGGTGACGACGGCGACGAAGCTCGGCACCGGCTGGATCGCGGCCGCGCGCGACGGCGTGCAGCGGCGCGGCCGGCTCCGGGCGGGGGCGGCGCTCGTGCCGCGGGGCGAGTTCTCGATCGTGATCGCGGCGCTCGCGGTGGGCGCCGGCTATCCGGAGGTCGGTGCCGTCGCCGCCTGCTACGTGCTGCTCACCGCGATCGGCGGCCCAGTGCTGGCGCGCTGGATCGTGCCCTCGAGCCGCGGTGTGCTGACGTAG
- a CDS encoding cation:proton antiporter regulatory subunit, whose product MEITQTLLPGIGMRYDMTTVKGVPLSVVVHREGQADLYVRGKEDPDDVRLALALDEDEVDALAELLGAARIADGLLDVTREIPGLESARLSIEPGSPFAGHPLGSTKARTLTGCSIVAIVREHDVLAAPGPEQPLEPGDTLVVVGSATGIDQLRIRLQPA is encoded by the coding sequence GTGGAGATCACGCAGACGCTGCTGCCCGGGATCGGGATGCGCTACGACATGACCACGGTGAAGGGCGTGCCGCTCTCGGTCGTCGTGCACCGCGAGGGGCAGGCAGACCTCTACGTGCGCGGCAAGGAGGATCCCGACGACGTGCGGCTGGCGCTGGCCCTCGACGAGGACGAGGTGGATGCGCTCGCCGAGCTGCTGGGCGCGGCGCGGATCGCCGACGGCCTGCTCGACGTGACCCGGGAGATCCCGGGGCTCGAGTCGGCGCGGCTGTCGATCGAGCCGGGCTCGCCGTTCGCCGGGCACCCGCTCGGCAGCACGAAGGCGCGCACGCTCACCGGCTGCTCGATCGTCGCCATCGTGCGCGAGCACGACGTGCTGGCCGCGCCCGGCCCCGAGCAGCCGCTCGAGCCCGGCGACACGCTCGTGGTGGTGGGATCCGCGACCGGCATCGACCAGCTGCGCATCAGGCTGCAGCCGGCCTGA
- a CDS encoding DUF1206 domain-containing protein encodes MEAVGQSANGVVHVLIGGIALGIAFGAGGSADQSGAMRALGGTVLGGIALWVVGIALVALALHAFVVAIAASRGHRRDALRAAGRGVGHAVVGGTALVFATGGSIDGEAATESVSAAVIAHPLGPWLLGAVGLVIAGVGIAFVLRGLRRKFFEDVAPPRRFRRLVEALGMPGFVAKGLAVLIVGGLFVVGAVRDEPRQTGGLDGALQSLTTVPGGVLSLVAIAAGLIVYGVYCVTRGIWAR; translated from the coding sequence GTGGAGGCGGTCGGGCAGTCGGCGAACGGCGTGGTGCACGTGCTGATCGGCGGGATCGCGCTGGGCATCGCCTTCGGTGCCGGCGGCTCGGCCGACCAGTCGGGCGCGATGCGCGCGCTCGGCGGCACCGTGCTCGGCGGCATCGCGCTGTGGGTGGTCGGGATCGCCCTGGTCGCGCTGGCCCTGCACGCCTTCGTGGTCGCGATCGCCGCCTCGCGCGGCCACCGCCGCGACGCGCTGCGCGCGGCCGGGCGAGGCGTCGGGCACGCCGTCGTCGGCGGCACCGCGCTGGTGTTCGCGACCGGCGGCTCCATCGACGGCGAGGCCGCGACCGAGTCGGTGTCGGCAGCGGTCATCGCGCATCCGCTCGGCCCCTGGCTGCTGGGAGCCGTCGGCCTGGTGATCGCGGGCGTCGGCATCGCGTTCGTGCTCCGTGGATTGCGGCGGAAGTTCTTCGAGGACGTCGCGCCGCCCCGCCGTTTCCGGCGCCTGGTCGAGGCGCTCGGCATGCCGGGCTTCGTCGCGAAGGGCCTCGCCGTGCTCATCGTCGGAGGGCTGTTCGTGGTCGGTGCGGTGCGCGACGAGCCGCGGCAGACGGGCGGCCTCGACGGCGCGCTGCAGTCGCTGACGACCGTGCCGGGCGGCGTGCTCTCGCTCGTCGCGATCGCGGCGGGGCTGATCGTCTACGGCGTCTACTGCGTCACGCGCGGCATCTGGGCGCGCTGA
- a CDS encoding dienelactone hydrolase family protein yields the protein MAIETTDDTATRWHGTEGDPVVVLAHDWNGRLPWIDALGARLADEGFRVAVPDFYGGRSTRDDGEAGQLLGERYADLPGAMHIVSETIGEARALGSERAAVVGFSMGSTIALGYAAESPSLDAIVAYYGAPFPGIAAGPRVPVLFQLAESDDWSGREAPEDYRARLAAEGYDDVQLHHYAGAIHGFHNADVAKYSADASAAAWPVTVAFLRDHLGTAG from the coding sequence ATGGCCATCGAGACCACCGACGACACCGCCACCCGCTGGCACGGCACCGAGGGCGACCCCGTGGTCGTGCTCGCGCACGACTGGAACGGCCGCCTGCCCTGGATCGACGCGCTCGGCGCGCGCCTGGCCGACGAGGGCTTCCGGGTCGCGGTGCCCGACTTCTACGGCGGCCGCTCGACCCGTGACGACGGCGAGGCCGGGCAGCTGCTCGGCGAGCGCTACGCCGACCTGCCGGGGGCGATGCACATCGTCAGCGAGACGATCGGCGAGGCCCGCGCCCTCGGCAGCGAACGCGCCGCGGTCGTCGGCTTCTCGATGGGCTCGACGATCGCGCTCGGCTACGCCGCCGAGAGCCCCTCGCTCGACGCGATCGTCGCCTACTACGGCGCCCCCTTCCCCGGCATCGCCGCGGGCCCGCGCGTGCCGGTGCTCTTCCAGCTCGCCGAGAGCGACGACTGGAGCGGCCGCGAGGCCCCCGAGGACTACCGCGCCCGGCTCGCCGCCGAGGGCTACGACGACGTGCAGCTGCATCACTACGCGGGCGCGATCCACGGGTTCCATAACGCCGACGTCGCCAAGTACAGCGCGGATGCGTCGGCGGCGGCCTGGCCGGTGACGGTCGCGTTCCTGCGCGACCACCTGGGCACGGCCGGCTGA